A window of Ranitomeya variabilis isolate aRanVar5 chromosome 2, aRanVar5.hap1, whole genome shotgun sequence contains these coding sequences:
- the TATDN3 gene encoding deoxyribonuclease TATDN3 isoform X2 — protein MLGAGLAGRYVDCHCHMTAEEFSQGGVRALVSVTEHAGELESLLHLSERYPSYVMPCFGVHPIQSTADGYRSATLQDLEPALEQFEKYKDHLVGIGEIGLDFTPWLTPTSKEREEQLKVFQIQLDIAKRLDLPVNVHSRSAGRQTISFLKEQGAEKVLLHNFAGRPSVALEGVQAGYFFSFPPAVANNDQREKLIRRIPMENICLETDSPALGPDRQERNTPSNIFIPCEYIARVKGLSSDTVCEATAHNAFRLFPKIHFKLNE, from the exons GGAGGAGTTCGGGCGCTCGTATCGGTTACAGAACACGCGGGAGAGTTGGAAAGTCTCCTACATCTATCAGAGAG GTATCCCAGTTATGTGATGCCGTGTTTTGGCGTGCACCCTATCCAGAGTACAGCAGACGGGTATCGCAGTGCGACATTGCAG GATCTGGAGCCTGCTCTTGAACAGTTTGAAAAGTACAAGGATCACCTTGTCGGCATCGGAGAA ATTGGGCTGGACTTCACCCCCTGGCTCACTCCCACCTCTAAGGAGCGAGAAGAGCAGCTGAAGGTTTTTCAGATACAACTGGACATTGCGAAACGATTGGACCTACCAGT aaatgtccACTCTCGATCCGCAGGAAGGCAAACTATAAGTTTTCTTAAAGAACAAG GTGCTGAGAAAGTATTACTGCACAATTTTGCTGGTCGCCCCTCCGTTGCGTTGGAAGGAGTGCAGGCGGGATACTTCTTCTCCTTTCCCCCTGCAGTTGCAAATAATGATCAG AGAGAGAAGCTGATAAGACGGATCCCAATGGAGAACATCTGCCTGGAGACCGATTCACCAGCTCTCGGACCAGACAGACAG GAAAGGAATACACCATCCAACATCTTCATCCCCTGCGAATACATTGCTCGCGTGAAGGGCCTGTCATCCGACACAGTCTGCGAGGCGACTGCACATAATGCCTTCCGGCTTTTCCCAAAGATTCATTTCAAGCTGAATGAATGA